A stretch of the Porifericola rhodea genome encodes the following:
- a CDS encoding DUF4249 domain-containing protein produces the protein MNKKCQIYLLLIMLLMACESVVTIDVPQEPSRLVLNSIINEDAYIEVFLSRSKYVLSNSQLEAVDGAEIMLEEDGQVIARLEANRTSTLSGVYTTDYKPKAGNTYTLKASHPDFNSVESSTTIPVVVPIHTLKYDTTVYEDSYYDYNDSLVTKRYVSLDDIWLGISDPPEEENFYEIVLYHYYQEVVEMYDEEGNYQGYDTVDYAIPVYITSDDPVVSENDFFEDSGYVGSSLLFSDEIFNGKTYTIHFEESYGSVYYSNKEQENEYLLQLRSLNKSQYQYLRSIDLQYDTEGNPFSEPAPVYNNIEGGYGIFAGYSLDAKTISLQD, from the coding sequence ATGAATAAGAAGTGCCAAATATATTTACTACTCATTATGCTGCTGATGGCATGTGAGTCTGTCGTGACTATAGATGTTCCTCAAGAGCCATCTCGTCTGGTACTTAATTCGATTATTAATGAAGATGCTTATATAGAAGTATTTTTATCTCGTAGCAAGTATGTGCTTAGTAATAGCCAGCTGGAAGCTGTAGATGGAGCAGAAATTATGCTGGAAGAAGACGGGCAGGTGATAGCAAGGCTGGAAGCAAACCGTACCAGCACACTTAGTGGTGTATACACTACTGACTACAAGCCTAAAGCTGGCAACACCTATACGCTTAAAGCTTCTCACCCTGATTTTAATTCTGTAGAAAGTAGCACTACCATTCCTGTAGTGGTTCCTATTCATACTCTCAAATACGATACTACGGTTTACGAAGATAGTTATTATGACTACAACGACTCCCTGGTTACTAAACGGTATGTAAGTCTGGATGATATCTGGCTCGGTATAAGTGATCCACCCGAAGAAGAAAACTTTTACGAAATCGTTCTGTATCATTATTATCAGGAAGTGGTAGAAATGTATGACGAGGAGGGCAACTATCAGGGCTATGATACGGTAGACTATGCAATACCAGTGTACATCACTAGCGACGACCCGGTAGTCAGTGAGAATGATTTTTTTGAAGATTCTGGATATGTAGGTTCTTCACTGCTGTTTTCTGACGAAATATTTAACGGAAAAACCTATACTATTCATTTTGAAGAAAGCTATGGCTCTGTTTATTACTCTAATAAAGAGCAGGAAAATGAGTACCTCTTGCAGCTTCGTTCTTTAAATAAAAGCCAGTACCAGTATCTTCGCTCCATAGATTTACAATACGATACAGAGGGGAATCCCTTCTCTGAACCGGCACCAGTATACAATAATATTGAAG